One Cupriavidus taiwanensis LMG 19424 DNA segment encodes these proteins:
- the adh gene encoding aldehyde dehydrogenase: protein MNMAEIAQLGVSNPYKQQYDNYIGGQWVPPAGGEYFESITPITGKPFTRVPRSNQQDVDAALDAAHAAKAAWARTSTTERANILNRIADRIEANLKLLAVAESIDNGKPVRETTAADLPLAVDHFRYFAGCIRAQEGGISEIDGDTIAYHFHEPLGVVGQIIPWNFPLLMATWKLAPALAAGNCVVLKPAEQTPASILVLMEVIGDLLPPGVVNVINGFGLEAGKPLASSPRISKVAFTGETTTGRLIMQYASQNLIPVTLELGGKSPNIFFEDVLAADDAFFDKALEGFAMFALNQGEVCTCPSRALIQESIYDRFMERALKRVAAIRQGHPLDTGTMIGAQASAEQLEKILSYIDLGRKEGAQCLSGGERNVLDGDLSGGYYVKPTVFAGHNKMRIFQEEIFGPVVSVTTFKDEEEALAIANDTLYGLGAGVWTRDGARAFRMGRGIQAGRVWTNCYHAYPAHAAFGGYKQSGIGRENHRMMLDHYQQTKNLLVSYSPNALGFF, encoded by the coding sequence ATGAACATGGCGGAAATCGCCCAGCTGGGCGTCAGCAACCCCTACAAGCAGCAGTACGACAACTACATTGGCGGCCAGTGGGTGCCGCCCGCCGGGGGCGAGTACTTCGAGTCCATCACGCCGATCACCGGCAAGCCGTTCACGCGCGTGCCGCGCTCGAACCAGCAGGACGTCGACGCCGCGCTGGATGCCGCGCACGCCGCCAAGGCCGCGTGGGCGCGCACCTCGACCACCGAGCGCGCCAATATCCTGAACCGCATCGCCGACCGCATCGAGGCCAACCTGAAGCTGCTGGCGGTGGCTGAGAGCATCGACAACGGCAAGCCGGTGCGCGAGACCACCGCCGCCGACCTGCCGCTGGCGGTGGACCACTTCCGCTACTTCGCGGGCTGCATCCGCGCGCAGGAGGGCGGCATTTCCGAGATCGACGGCGACACCATCGCCTACCACTTCCATGAGCCGCTGGGCGTGGTCGGCCAGATCATCCCGTGGAACTTCCCGCTGCTGATGGCCACCTGGAAGCTGGCCCCGGCGCTTGCCGCCGGCAACTGCGTGGTGCTGAAGCCCGCCGAGCAGACGCCTGCCTCGATCCTGGTGCTGATGGAAGTCATCGGCGACCTGCTGCCGCCGGGCGTGGTCAACGTGATCAACGGCTTCGGCCTGGAAGCCGGCAAGCCGCTGGCGTCGAGCCCGCGCATCAGCAAGGTGGCATTCACCGGCGAGACCACCACTGGCCGGCTGATCATGCAGTACGCCTCGCAGAACCTGATCCCGGTCACGCTGGAACTGGGCGGCAAGTCGCCCAACATCTTCTTCGAGGACGTGCTCGCCGCCGACGACGCCTTCTTCGACAAGGCACTGGAAGGCTTTGCCATGTTCGCGCTGAACCAGGGCGAGGTCTGCACCTGCCCGTCGCGCGCGCTGATCCAGGAGTCGATCTATGACCGCTTCATGGAACGCGCGCTCAAGCGCGTCGCCGCGATCCGCCAGGGCCATCCGCTCGACACCGGCACCATGATCGGCGCGCAGGCATCGGCCGAACAGCTGGAGAAGATCCTGTCGTACATCGACCTGGGCCGCAAGGAAGGCGCGCAGTGCCTCAGCGGCGGCGAACGCAACGTGCTGGACGGCGACCTGTCCGGCGGCTACTACGTCAAGCCGACCGTCTTCGCCGGACACAACAAGATGCGCATCTTCCAGGAAGAGATCTTCGGGCCGGTGGTCTCGGTCACCACCTTCAAGGACGAGGAAGAGGCGCTCGCCATCGCCAACGACACGCTCTACGGCCTTGGCGCAGGGGTCTGGACGCGCGACGGCGCGCGCGCGTTCCGCATGGGCCGCGGCATCCAGGCCGGCCGCGTGTGGACCAACTGCTACCACGCCTACCCGGCGCATGCCGCGTTCGGCGGCTACAAGCAGTCCGGCATCGGCCGCGAGAACCATCGCATGATGCTTGACCACTACCAGCAGACCAAGAACCTGCTGGTGAGCTACAGCCCCAACGCGCTGGGGTTCTTCTGA
- a CDS encoding DUF779 domain-containing protein: protein MAGTGSAPAAAPVERVVATPAALALIAELAARHGPLMFHQSGGCCDGSAPMCYPAGELLVGPGDVCLGRIGGAAFYMTRAQFEYWRHTRLVIDVVPGAGGMFSLEGRTGRRFLTRSELFSDAEAAWLAQQPEP, encoded by the coding sequence ATGGCGGGCACGGGCTCCGCGCCGGCCGCAGCGCCGGTCGAGCGCGTGGTGGCAACGCCGGCCGCGCTCGCGCTGATCGCCGAGCTGGCCGCGCGGCACGGCCCGCTGATGTTCCACCAGTCCGGCGGCTGCTGCGATGGCAGCGCGCCGATGTGCTATCCCGCGGGCGAGTTGCTGGTGGGCCCGGGCGATGTCTGCCTGGGCCGGATTGGCGGCGCCGCGTTCTACATGACGCGCGCGCAGTTCGAGTACTGGCGCCACACACGGCTGGTGATCGACGTGGTGCCGGGCGCCGGCGGGATGTTCTCGCTGGAAGGACGCACGGGCAGGCGGTTCCTGACGCGCTCCGAGCTGTTCAGCGACGCGGAGGCCGCGTGGCTGGCGCAACAGCCGGAACCGTGA
- a CDS encoding alpha/beta hydrolase, translating into MPLTTRRALAAALMTASGFACYWTYLTLNQDRLLFDARRRPPRDLPDGIIGYSHVIPGGVVRGYIYHAPGDAVRDLLFYLPGRGEDVLETLQYARWLPAGMGFATYDYRGLGHSDGRPSESAAVADASQFLLHVRRVFPDTRVHVVGRSLGTGVAIQLADLQDFESLQLITPYDSLLELVRKRFPLVPLRQLMRHHFDSIAHCKKVVQSTKVLLAATDEVVPHACSERLMAAWPGPVALQTMPDTDHFTIIEREETWLSLCEFARQHSLARLRAAAVEPEPPPPHPTQDPTQNPPPRPVPPDAPAPLPVDHDELGNPLPLAASR; encoded by the coding sequence ATGCCACTGACCACCCGCCGCGCGCTGGCAGCCGCGCTGATGACCGCCAGCGGCTTCGCCTGCTACTGGACCTACCTGACCCTGAACCAGGACCGGCTGCTGTTCGACGCGCGCCGGCGCCCGCCACGCGACCTGCCGGACGGCATCATCGGCTATTCGCACGTCATTCCCGGCGGCGTGGTGCGCGGCTATATCTACCACGCGCCCGGCGACGCCGTGCGCGACCTGCTGTTCTACCTGCCCGGCCGCGGCGAAGATGTGCTGGAAACGCTGCAATACGCGCGCTGGCTGCCCGCGGGCATGGGCTTTGCCACCTACGATTACCGCGGCCTGGGCCACTCCGACGGGCGCCCGTCCGAGAGCGCGGCGGTGGCCGATGCCAGCCAGTTCCTGCTGCACGTGCGGCGCGTGTTTCCGGACACGCGCGTGCACGTGGTCGGGCGCAGCCTGGGTACCGGCGTGGCGATCCAGCTGGCGGACCTGCAGGACTTCGAGAGCCTGCAGCTGATCACGCCCTATGACTCGCTGCTGGAACTGGTGCGCAAGCGCTTTCCGCTGGTGCCTTTGCGCCAGCTGATGCGCCACCACTTCGACTCGATCGCGCATTGCAAGAAGGTGGTGCAAAGCACCAAGGTGCTGCTGGCCGCCACCGACGAAGTGGTGCCGCACGCCTGCTCGGAACGGCTGATGGCGGCCTGGCCGGGCCCGGTAGCGCTGCAGACCATGCCGGACACGGATCACTTCACCATCATCGAACGCGAGGAAACCTGGCTGTCGCTGTGCGAATTCGCACGCCAGCACAGCCTGGCGCGCTTGCGCGCGGCCGCCGTCGAGCCTGAGCCGCCGCCGCCACATCCGACGCAAGATCCGACGCAAAATCCGCCGCCACGGCCGGTACCGCCTGACGCCCCGGCGCCGCTGCCGGTCGACCATGACGAGCTGGGCAATCCGCTGCCGCTGGCGGCCAGTCGCTGA
- a CDS encoding penicillin-binding protein 1A, with product MKTFAVKAGGAALALAAAGALLAGFAAVVSLRQLPPVDALRDYRPDVPLRIYTSDNVQIGEFGSEHREFIPFEQMPRRMVQALLAAEDDQFYEHEGIDVAGVFRAALANLGQGYAQGASTITMQVARAFYLSREKTLARKWYEMLLAWRIDHALPKDRILELYMNQVYLGEHAYGFGSAAHAYFGKPLASLSLAETAMLAGLPKAPSTMNPVANFARAKRRQEYVLGRMLALGMISQDDYREARAARLAISDDSPGSFAGHAEYVAELARQLARERFGDEAYTRGLNVYTTVSSVRQTLAYDAVHGGLESYARRHRKFVKDLSQGPQAALVSLDTSTGAIEAMVGGADFDTSRFNHATQALRQPGSTFKPFIYAAALERGVSPGTLINDAPLPNGSRWQPSNDDGRFAGPITVRQALAESRNLPAIRTLQAIGIPYAVEFASRFGFSPKRLPRYLPLALGAGTTSPLRLAAAYGVFANGGHRIAPYLIERITDSEGNVLFSAGQDAEERPAPPVISARNAFVMDSLLRSVVDAGTGSGVRRYLRRDDVAGKTGTTNDSVDGWFAGYAGGVVTVAWMGYDDNRSLGEHEFGATTALPVWAAYMEGRLAGVPEAGAQAPAGVVRAGGDWMYAENADGSHGIAAIGLPPPAPTSAPATAPGSQSLTDPVASNLGAPSPPATGAAAPAAPTPVTSTAPGTDAPAAPADNSL from the coding sequence ATGAAAACATTCGCAGTCAAGGCAGGCGGCGCCGCACTGGCACTGGCTGCCGCCGGCGCCCTGCTGGCCGGCTTTGCCGCCGTGGTCAGCCTGCGGCAGCTCCCCCCGGTCGATGCGCTGCGCGACTACCGGCCCGATGTCCCGCTGCGCATCTACACCAGCGACAACGTCCAGATCGGCGAGTTCGGCAGCGAGCACCGCGAGTTCATCCCCTTCGAGCAGATGCCGCGGCGCATGGTCCAGGCGCTGCTCGCGGCCGAGGACGACCAGTTCTACGAGCACGAGGGCATCGATGTGGCAGGCGTATTCCGCGCCGCGCTGGCGAACCTTGGCCAGGGCTACGCCCAGGGCGCTTCCACCATCACCATGCAGGTGGCGCGGGCCTTCTACCTGTCGCGCGAGAAGACGCTGGCGCGCAAATGGTACGAGATGCTGCTGGCCTGGCGCATCGACCACGCACTGCCCAAGGACCGCATCCTCGAGCTGTACATGAACCAGGTCTACCTGGGCGAGCATGCATACGGCTTCGGCAGCGCCGCGCACGCGTACTTCGGCAAGCCGCTGGCGTCGCTGTCGCTGGCCGAGACCGCGATGCTGGCGGGCCTGCCGAAGGCGCCGTCGACGATGAACCCGGTGGCCAACTTCGCGCGCGCCAAGCGGCGCCAGGAGTATGTGCTGGGACGCATGCTGGCGCTGGGCATGATCAGCCAGGACGATTACCGCGAAGCCCGCGCCGCGCGCCTGGCGATCAGCGACGACAGCCCCGGCAGCTTTGCCGGCCATGCGGAGTACGTGGCCGAACTGGCGCGCCAGCTCGCGCGCGAGCGCTTCGGCGACGAGGCCTACACACGCGGCCTGAACGTCTACACCACGGTGTCATCGGTGCGCCAGACCCTGGCCTACGACGCCGTGCACGGCGGGCTGGAAAGCTATGCCCGCCGCCACCGCAAGTTCGTCAAGGACCTGTCGCAAGGCCCGCAGGCCGCGCTGGTCTCGCTCGACACCAGCACCGGCGCGATCGAGGCCATGGTCGGCGGCGCCGACTTTGACACCAGCCGCTTCAACCACGCCACCCAGGCGCTGCGCCAGCCCGGCTCGACCTTCAAGCCGTTTATCTATGCCGCGGCGCTGGAGCGCGGCGTGTCGCCCGGCACGCTGATCAACGACGCGCCGCTGCCCAATGGTTCGCGCTGGCAGCCGTCCAACGACGACGGGCGCTTTGCCGGTCCCATCACCGTGCGCCAGGCGCTGGCCGAATCGCGCAACCTGCCCGCGATCCGCACGCTGCAGGCGATCGGCATCCCGTATGCGGTGGAATTCGCCAGCCGCTTCGGCTTCTCGCCCAAACGGCTGCCGCGCTACCTGCCGCTGGCGCTGGGCGCCGGCACCACCTCGCCGCTGCGCCTGGCGGCAGCCTATGGCGTGTTCGCCAACGGCGGCCACCGCATCGCGCCCTACCTGATCGAGCGCATCACCGACAGCGAGGGCAACGTGCTGTTCAGCGCCGGGCAGGACGCGGAGGAACGCCCCGCGCCGCCGGTGATCAGCGCGCGCAACGCCTTCGTGATGGACAGCCTGCTGCGCAGCGTGGTCGATGCCGGCACCGGCAGCGGCGTGCGCCGCTACCTGCGCCGCGACGACGTGGCCGGCAAGACCGGCACCACCAACGACTCGGTGGACGGGTGGTTCGCCGGCTATGCCGGCGGCGTGGTCACGGTGGCGTGGATGGGCTATGACGACAACCGCAGCCTGGGCGAGCACGAGTTCGGCGCGACCACCGCGCTGCCGGTGTGGGCCGCCTACATGGAAGGGCGCCTCGCCGGCGTGCCGGAGGCCGGCGCGCAGGCACCCGCCGGCGTGGTGCGGGCGGGCGGCGACTGGATGTACGCCGAGAACGCCGACGGCAGCCATGGCATCGCCGCGATCGGCTTGCCGCCGCCGGCCCCGACCTCTGCGCCGGCCACTGCACCTGGCAGCCAGTCGCTGACCGATCCGGTCGCAAGCAATCTCGGCGCCCCTTCCCCGCCGGCAACCGGCGCGGCCGCCCCGGCCGCGCCGACCCCCGTTACCAGCACGGCGCCAGGCACCGACGCGCCGGCAGCGCCGGCCGACAACTCGCTGTAG
- a CDS encoding arsenic transporter: MSSHSPLLIWSVAALTTAGVLFRPFRLPEAFWAACGALLLCATGLMALPEAFAAVLRGYDVYLFLAGMMLISELARKTGLFDHVAALAVRQARGSAPRLFLLVYGFGTLVTAFMSNDATAVVLTPAVLAATRAARVRQPLPYLYACAFIANAASFVLPISNPANLVIFGERMPPLAGWLASFALPSVAAILATLAALWWTQRAALAEPIAHDVPVPPLSRQAWMSALGIVLTGLVLLVASLRGNALGWPTCAAGVATLLLVCATRRELLLPTLREVSWGVLPMVAGLFVLVAALEQTAVIRHLADAVAAASRDGGALALLGVGAVVALAGNVVNNLPAGLIGASALAAGQASHAVSGAVLVGIDLGPNLSVTGSLATLLWLTALRREGHMVSAGQFLRVGAVVMPAAMLPALALLLL, translated from the coding sequence ATGTCCAGCCACAGCCCGCTGCTGATCTGGTCGGTTGCCGCGCTGACCACTGCCGGCGTACTGTTCCGTCCCTTCCGCCTGCCTGAAGCCTTCTGGGCTGCCTGCGGCGCCCTGCTGCTGTGCGCCACCGGCCTGATGGCGCTGCCCGAGGCCTTCGCCGCGGTGCTGCGGGGCTACGACGTGTACCTGTTCCTGGCCGGCATGATGCTGATCTCGGAACTGGCCCGCAAGACCGGCCTGTTCGACCACGTTGCCGCGCTCGCCGTGCGGCAGGCGCGGGGCTCGGCACCGCGGCTGTTCCTGCTGGTGTACGGCTTCGGCACGCTGGTGACGGCCTTCATGTCCAACGACGCCACCGCGGTGGTGCTGACGCCCGCGGTGCTGGCCGCAACCCGCGCCGCACGCGTGCGCCAGCCGCTGCCCTACCTGTACGCCTGCGCCTTTATCGCCAATGCGGCCAGTTTCGTGCTACCGATCTCGAACCCGGCCAACCTGGTGATTTTCGGCGAGCGCATGCCGCCGCTGGCCGGATGGCTGGCCAGCTTCGCGCTGCCGTCGGTGGCCGCGATCCTGGCCACGCTGGCGGCGCTGTGGTGGACCCAGCGCGCGGCGCTGGCCGAGCCCATCGCCCATGACGTGCCGGTGCCGCCGCTGTCGCGGCAGGCGTGGATGAGCGCGCTGGGCATCGTGCTGACCGGGCTGGTGCTGCTGGTGGCCTCGCTGCGCGGCAACGCGCTGGGCTGGCCCACCTGCGCCGCCGGCGTGGCCACGCTGCTGCTGGTCTGCGCTACCCGGCGCGAACTGCTGCTGCCGACGCTGCGCGAGGTGTCATGGGGCGTGCTGCCGATGGTGGCAGGCCTGTTCGTGCTGGTGGCGGCGCTGGAGCAGACCGCGGTGATCCGCCATCTTGCCGACGCGGTCGCGGCCGCCTCGCGCGACGGCGGCGCGCTGGCGCTGCTGGGCGTGGGCGCGGTGGTGGCGCTGGCGGGCAATGTCGTCAACAACCTGCCGGCCGGACTGATCGGGGCTTCGGCGCTGGCGGCGGGGCAGGCCTCGCACGCGGTCAGCGGCGCGGTGCTGGTCGGCATCGACCTGGGCCCCAACCTCTCGGTCACCGGCTCGCTCGCGACGCTGCTGTGGCTCACTGCGCTGCGGCGCGAGGGGCATATGGTCAGCGCCGGCCAGTTCCTGCGCGTGGGTGCCGTGGTGATGCCGGCGGCCATGCTGCCGGCGCTGGCGCTGCTGCTGCTTTAG
- the folE gene encoding GTP cyclohydrolase I, whose protein sequence is MTTKDAAHRAQDSNAGDSASHPAGSVSARIRARLEAAQERFHANDNIARYIEPGEMEQLQAEVQARLQDVLRALVIDVDNDHNTQETARRVAKMYLKEIFAGRYAKAPPVTEFPNVGQLNELMIVGPLRVRSACSHHLCPIIGKLWIGVMPNQHSNLIGLSKYARLAEWIMCRPQIQEEAVAQVADLLQEKMSPDGLAIVMEAEHFCMHWRGVRDTDAKMTNSVMRGSFLKDDSLRREFLTLLNHNRG, encoded by the coding sequence ATGACCACCAAGGACGCCGCGCACCGCGCACAGGACAGCAACGCCGGCGACAGTGCCAGCCATCCCGCCGGCAGCGTCTCGGCCCGCATCCGCGCGCGGCTGGAAGCCGCGCAGGAGCGCTTCCATGCCAACGACAATATCGCCCGCTACATCGAGCCCGGCGAAATGGAACAACTGCAGGCCGAAGTCCAGGCCCGGCTGCAGGACGTGCTGCGGGCGCTGGTCATCGACGTCGACAACGACCACAACACGCAGGAAACCGCGCGCCGCGTGGCCAAGATGTACCTGAAGGAAATCTTCGCCGGGCGCTATGCCAAGGCCCCGCCGGTGACGGAATTCCCCAACGTCGGCCAGCTTAACGAACTGATGATCGTCGGGCCGCTGCGCGTGCGCAGCGCCTGCTCGCACCACCTGTGCCCGATCATCGGCAAGCTGTGGATCGGGGTGATGCCGAACCAGCATTCCAACCTGATCGGGCTGTCCAAGTACGCGCGCCTGGCCGAATGGATCATGTGCCGACCGCAGATCCAGGAAGAGGCGGTGGCGCAGGTGGCCGACCTGCTGCAGGAAAAGATGAGTCCGGACGGCCTGGCCATCGTGATGGAGGCCGAGCACTTCTGCATGCATTGGCGCGGCGTGCGCGACACCGACGCCAAGATGACCAACAGCGTGATGCGCGGCTCGTTCCTGAAGGACGACAGCCTGCGCCGCGAATTCCTCACGCTGCTGAACCATAACCGCGGCTAG
- a CDS encoding BLUF domain-containing protein, producing MLVRLLYASRARQAIDAALLDAILATSLERNPRHGITGVLCHGNGIFLQALEGDRQAVSQLFQSIARDPRHHDVTLLHFEETCTRDFAGWAMGQVNAARLNTATLLKFSAGAELDPYRTGGAASLALLKELIAGASVVSRAGERGRH from the coding sequence ATGCTAGTCCGACTGCTCTATGCCAGCCGTGCCCGCCAGGCCATCGATGCCGCGCTGCTCGATGCCATCCTGGCCACCAGCCTGGAGCGCAATCCGCGCCACGGCATCACCGGGGTGCTGTGCCATGGCAACGGCATCTTCCTGCAGGCGCTGGAAGGCGACCGGCAGGCGGTGTCGCAGCTGTTCCAGTCGATCGCGCGCGATCCGCGCCACCATGACGTGACCCTGCTGCATTTCGAGGAAACCTGCACGCGCGACTTCGCCGGCTGGGCGATGGGGCAGGTCAATGCGGCGCGGCTCAATACCGCCACCCTGCTCAAGTTCTCGGCGGGCGCCGAGCTGGACCCCTACCGCACCGGCGGCGCCGCCTCGCTGGCGCTGCTCAAGGAATTGATCGCCGGCGCATCGGTGGTGTCGCGCGCCGGCGAGCGGGGCCGGCACTGA
- a CDS encoding FmdB family zinc ribbon protein codes for MPVYQYRCEKCGHVFEKTEHLAEHASAHPPCPNCGSQSVQHAPAPFVAVTQRKS; via the coding sequence ATGCCTGTCTATCAATACCGCTGCGAGAAGTGCGGCCATGTGTTCGAGAAAACCGAGCATCTCGCGGAACACGCCTCTGCCCATCCACCGTGCCCGAATTGCGGCAGCCAGTCCGTGCAGCACGCACCGGCGCCGTTCGTCGCGGTGACCCAGCGCAAGAGCTGA
- a CDS encoding response regulator transcription factor: MNDRVLRVALADDHPLVMAALRDCLQRSARVQISAECRNGTELLGTLARHPADIAITDFCMGHGDASLDGFNLLSRLARHHPATRVVVISARANAAIVRRAMKLGVRGYVSKEDPLEEVVRACAHAAFGRGCFCSPAVQAALQRAALAGTPAREPTQRELEVIRLFAQGAQLTEIAAKLGRSVSTVSSQKTVAMRKLGVQTNTALIRYAYESGLI, translated from the coding sequence ATGAACGACCGAGTCCTGCGCGTTGCCCTGGCCGACGACCATCCCCTGGTGATGGCCGCGCTGCGCGACTGCCTGCAGCGCAGCGCGCGCGTCCAGATCAGCGCCGAATGCCGCAACGGCACCGAGTTGCTGGGCACGCTGGCGCGGCATCCCGCCGATATCGCCATCACCGATTTCTGCATGGGCCACGGCGACGCCTCGCTGGACGGCTTCAACCTGCTCAGCCGCCTGGCGCGCCACCATCCCGCGACGCGGGTGGTGGTGATCAGCGCCCGCGCCAACGCCGCCATCGTCCGCCGCGCCATGAAGCTTGGCGTGCGCGGCTACGTCAGCAAGGAAGATCCGCTCGAGGAAGTGGTGCGCGCCTGCGCCCACGCCGCGTTCGGCAGGGGCTGCTTCTGCTCGCCCGCGGTGCAGGCCGCGCTGCAGCGCGCGGCGCTGGCCGGCACGCCCGCCCGCGAGCCGACCCAGCGCGAGCTCGAGGTCATCCGGCTCTTTGCGCAGGGCGCGCAGCTCACCGAGATCGCCGCCAAGCTGGGGCGCTCGGTCAGCACCGTCTCCAGCCAGAAGACCGTGGCCATGCGCAAGCTGGGGGTGCAGACCAACACCGCCCTGATCCGCTACGCCTATGAAAGCGGGCTGATCTGA